AATGGTCTAAAATATCTATATTCATAAGTTTTGCAGCTTGTATTGCTTTAGTGGTAATATCTTTGTCAGCACTCGAAGGAGAAAGGTTTCCTGAAGGATGGTTATGACATAAAATTAGATTTACGGCTTCGAGTTGAAGAGCTTCTTTTAAAATGAGTCGAATATCGAATACGGTACCTGTGATACCTCCCGAGGAAACATTTTTAATCTCAACAATTTTGTTGGCCCTATTCATAAATAGAACCCAAAATTCTTCATGTCCAATATTTTCTACACAGGGAAGAAGAATTTCGAATGCATCTTGGCTACATGTTATTTTTTGCTTTTGCTTGCTTTGAAAAGACTTTTGTCTTCTGCCTAATTCAAGTGCTGATATAATACCAATTGCCTTGGCTTCTCCTATTCCCCGAATTTTCATTAAATCGTGAATCGATTTTTTGGCCAGTTGGTTTAAGTCGTTATTGCAGTTGGAAAGTATCGATTTAGCTAGTTCTACAGCCGATTGATTTCGGTTGCCACTACCTATAATAATGGCTAATAGTTCGGCAGAGGATAAACTTTTAACACCATTGTACATTAATTTTTCTCTGGGGCGATCTTCTAAGGCCCAGTCTTTAATACTTAATTTATTGTACTCTTTCATAGTTACTTGT
This genomic interval from uncultured Marinifilum sp. contains the following:
- the radC gene encoding DNA repair protein RadC; protein product: MKEYNKLSIKDWALEDRPREKLMYNGVKSLSSAELLAIIIGSGNRNQSAVELAKSILSNCNNDLNQLAKKSIHDLMKIRGIGEAKAIGIISALELGRRQKSFQSKQKQKITCSQDAFEILLPCVENIGHEEFWVLFMNRANKIVEIKNVSSGGITGTVFDIRLILKEALQLEAVNLILCHNHPSGNLSPSSADKDITTKAIQAAKLMNIDILDHLIIGDNQYYSFADDGLI